The genomic region ATCCGCAACATTGCGATCATCGCGCACGTCGACCACGGCAAGACCACGCTGGTGGATCAGCTGCTGCGTCAGTCCGGTACGTTCCGGGCCAACCAGCAGGTCAACGAGCGGGTGATGGACTCCAACGACCTGGAGCGCGAGCGGGGCATCACCATTCTGGCCAAGAACTGCGCGGTCGAGTACAAGGGCACGCGGATCAACATCGTTGACACCCCGGGACACGCGGACTTCGGCGGCGAGGTGGAGCGTGCGCTGTCGATGGTGGACGGCGTCCTGCTGCTGGTCGACGCCATGGACGGCCCGATGCCGCAGACCCGCTTCGTGACCCGCAAGGCGCTGGCATTGGGCCTGCGGCCCATCGTGGTGGTCAACAAGATCGACCGTCCCGGTGCGCGGCCGCACTGGGTGGTGGACCAGACCTTCGACCTGTTCGACCGTCTGGGCGCCACCGAAGAGCAGCTGGACTTCCCGGTGATTTACGCCTCGGCGCTGGCGGGCTATGCGGTGAACGAAGTGGAAGAGGCCGAGGCTGCCGCAGCGGCGGAGAATCCCAGCATGGCGCCGCTCTTTGACGCCATCCTCTCCCGCGTGCCGGCTCGGGCCGACGATCCGGACGGCCCGCTGCAGTTCCAGATTTCGGCGCTGGACTATTCCAGCTATGTGGGTCGTATCGGTATCGGCCGCATCAACCGCGGCACGCTGCGCGGTGGTGAATCGGTGCTGCTGATGCACGGCGACGAGAAGGCGCCGGTCACCGTGAAGGTGAACCAGGTGCTTCGCTTCCGTGGCCTGGAGCGTGAGGTGGTGCCTTTCGCTCAGGCCGGTGACATCGTGGCCATCAACGGCATCGAGGACATCGACATCGGCTCCACGCTGTGCAAGATCGGCAACCCCGATCCGCTGCCGCTGCTGCGCATCGACGAGCCCACGCTGACCATGGAGTTCCTGGTCAACACCTCGCCGCTGGCCGGCCGCGAGGGCAAGTACGTCACCAGCCGCCAGATCCGGGAGCGTCTGGAGCGCGAGCTGCAGGCCAACGTGGCACTGCGTGTGGAGTTTACTGAGGATGCGGACACCTTCGTGGTGTCGGGCCGTGGCCAGCTGCACCTGACCATCCTGCTGGAGAACATGCGTCGCGAGGGCTACGAGCTGGCGGTGTCGCGACCCAAGCCGCGTCTGCAGGTGGTGGATGGCGAGCGTCAGGAGCCCTATGAGGCGCTGACGATGGACCTGGAGGAAGAGCACCAGGGCGCCGTGATGGAGGCGCTGGGTCGCCGCCGTGGCGAGCTGCAGAACATGGAGCCGGACGGCAAGGGCCGGGTGCGTCTGGAATACCGTGTGCCGGCCCGTGGCCTGATCGGCTTCCAGAACGAGTTCCTGAACATGACGCGCGGTACCGGCATCATGAGCCACGTCTTCGAGGAATACGGCCCGTGGGCAGGCGAGATCGAGGGGCGCCGCCAGGGTGTGCTGATCTCGCAGGATGACGGGGCGGCCGTGGCCTATGCGCTCTGGAAGCTGCAGGACCGGGGCCGGATGTTCGTCAAGCCCAACGATGCGCTGTACGAGGGCATGATCATCGGCATCCACACGCGTGACAATGATCTGGTGGTCAACCCGATCCGTGAGAAGAAGCTGACCAACGTGCGCGCTTCGGGCAAGGACGAGGCCATCAACCTGACGCCGCCCATCGAGCTGACGCTGGAAAAGGCTGTGGAATTCATCGCCGAGGACGAGCTGGTGGAGATCACGCCCAAGAGCATCCGCCTGCGCAAGCGTCACCTGAAGGAGCACGAGCGTCGTCGCGCCAGCCGCGAAGGCGAGGCCTGATTTTCTTCCGGTAGCTGCTGTCGTTCCCGGCGGCAGCTTCGCCCCAAACGGAAATGGCCCCTGTCGGGGCCATTTTCATGTCTGCGGCAATCATCGCTGCAGCAGTTCTGGGGCCGTGCTTACTGTCCGTTGCCGATCTGGCGGACGTAGGCGGCCAGGCTGCTCAGTTCTGCGGCCGTGAAGGTGTTGGTGTTGTGCGCCTGGATGGCCGCTTCCAGCGTGTCGGCCGAACCGTCGTGCAGGTAGGGGGCGGTGTACCAGGCGTCACGCAGACCGGGGGCGACCAGGCCGGTCAGGGCCTCGCCCTGCACCTTGCCGCTGGCAGGCTTCAGCGTGCCGATGTCGTGACGGGTCAGCCCGTCACCCCCCAGGTCGGCATTGCTGTGGCAGGTGGTGCAGCCTTTGCTGGCAAACAGTGATTCGCCGACTTTTGCGCTGGCTGTCAGGCTGCGGTCGCTGTTGCGGTAGGGGCTGGGGGCATAGCGGTTCAGGCTGTTTACATAGGCGGCCAGGGCATCCAGGTCGTCCGACTGGCCCGCCTTGGGGGTGCCCAGCGGCAGGCTGCGGCCGTTCAGCTCGAAGCTGCCGATGGGCATCAGCCCGCTGCCGCCGCCCAGCGCACGGATCTGCTGCTCGAAGTCCTGCACCTCGTCGAAGTTGCCGCTCCAGTGCAGGCGGGCCTTCTTGCCCCCGTGGCCCTGCAGCGAGATTGTCTTGCGCAGGCCTTCGCCCAGGCTGCTCATGTCCCAGACACGGCCATCGCCGTAGCCTTCGCTGTGGCAGCTGGCGCAGCTCATGTAGCGGTCTCGTGCCAGACGCGGGTCGCGGGCGTCGTGGAAGAGCTCCTTGCCGCGTTTCAGCTGGGCCGGCATCCGCTCGGCGCTCTTCAGCGTACCGGTGGCCGTGGCGGGCAGGATGGCCCGGGGCTCGTCATTGGCCAGCGCGCTGATGTCGAAGAAGCTGACGGTACGCGACATCACGTTGCTGATGGCTGCCTGCTTGCCATCGGGCGAGACGGCGATGCCCTGGGGCGTGCGCTGCACGTCCAGCCGACGCACCTCGGTACCGGTGGCTGCATTGAGGATGCTGATCTCGCGCGAGGTTTCCAGCGCTACCAGCACGTATCGGCCATCCGGCGTGTAGGTGGCGGCACTGGCCTGGCCGCTGTTGTCCACGTCATAGCGTCGCGCGGGCCGTTCGGCCGGTGTGGCAGCCTGCAGGTCCAGGTTGGACACGATGGCGCGCACAGTGCTCTGGAAGTCCAGCGGCTGGCCGTCACGGCCCTGGCCGCGCTGGATGTTGTCCTGCTTGGAGGGAATCCAGGCCGAGCGGCCATCCGGCGAGATGGCGGCGGCGCCCAGGTAGTTGGGCAGGCCGCGTCCCTGGATGGGCGTGTCTTCCAGCGTGCTGACTGCCAGCGGGATCGTGCGCTGCAGCGTGGCACGGGCGGGGTCGATCAGCAGGACTTCGCCACCCCGGAAGCCGGTACCGCGGGTACGGGGCGTGAGGGTGCTTTCGCCAGGCAGGGCAGGCGTGATGAAGCGGCTTGCCAGCAGGCGCTTGCTGTCGGCAATGATGGCCAGGTGCCGGACCTCGGGGCCCAGTGCCATGCGCTGCTTGAGCTGGTGGGTGACGGGGTCGAACTGCAGCAGCTCCTGAGAGCCCAGCGTGCTGACCCAGATGCCGCTGCCATCAGGGGCAGCCACCACGCCGTAGGGCTGGGTGGCGATGCCCAGCGTGATGCGGGTGGCCACGGTCATCGTGGCCGGATCAATGATGCTGATGCTGCCGCTGTGTCGGTTGGTCACCCAGACATGGCCGGCATTGTCGATGGCCAGCGTGCGCGGACCGTGCTCGGTGGCCGGCTTTTCCGGGGCGGTCTCGGTCCGTCCGGAGACGGTCAGCGGGATCTCGCGCAGCAGTGTCCGGGTCTTGCTGTCCAGCACGCTCACGCTGTCCTGGTCGGGGTTGATGACCCAGATGCGCGGCGGGTCCTGCCGGTCATAGGCGATGGACGTGGAGCCCTGCGGCAGGCGCAGGCTGGCCGGGTTGGCAGCTGCAGACGGACCGCGCACCTGGCCCAGGATGCGCACGATGGCGGCCGTGGGCTTCTGCGACTTCGGGTCGGCATCGTTGCCGGGCAGATTGAGTGGCGTGATGCTGACCGGGGCGTCCGAAGCGCCGCTTCCCGTGTTGCCGGATCCGTTACCGGTGCCTGGGGTGCTGGTTGATCCGCCGGTTGTACCGTTCTGGTTGCCGTTGCCCGCGCTGCTCTGGGAGCTGTTGCCACTCGCTGCGTTACCGCCCGCCACGCTGCCCTGGCCACGGCTGTCGCTGCTGGTGCCGTTCTGGGGGCCAGTTTCGTTGTGTCCTTGCGTGCCGTGGCCGTTCGTGCCTGGGGTGACGGAGGGCGTGATGGGTGTCACGGCCTGGGGATCGGGGTTGGTGTTCACGGCGCTACCACCACCACCACCGCAGGCGGCCAGCGCACTGCAGACCATCAGGGCCATGAGGCTACGCGTCAGCGGCTGGCGACGGTCCGCCCGTGAGGTCGAGCGTACAGTAAGAGGCGTTGGCCGGGACGCGTCGGCGTCAAGCCAGCCCCCGGCGCCGGATGAACCGGCTGCCGATTCAGGGTGAGCGGAGGAGGGAACGTGAGTGACGAAGGCGCGGGATGACTGCACGGAAGCTTTCCTGCCATGGCCGTTTGGATGTCACGGCACTATGCGTCAGAAAAGCGACAGCACACAGGAGCTATGGCACAGAAGGTCGACATTGGCGCCGCAGTCGGTGCGGAAGGACAGGGGGCGGGGATGGAAGGAAACAGGCGGACAATCCGAGGGCGGGCTGCTCGGGGTGTGGCATAGGGGGCTGGAGTGATCCGCCGGTGTGACCGTTCAGCGCGAACGGCCTTGCCGAAGCTGATGTGCCACGTGCTCCACCAGCGCGCGCGAGATGCTGACATTGGCGGGCGGCAGGTCGGGCAGGGTGTCGGGGGTGAACCAGCGGGCGTCGCGGATCTCGGTCGGGTCGACGTGGATGTCGCCGGCCAGCCATTCGGCGGTGAAGGCGATCATCAGCGAATGGGGGAAGGGCCAGCTCTGGCTGCCGAAATAGCGCGGGCGATGCACCTGGATGCCCACTTCTTCGGCCACTTCCCGGTGGATGGCGGCCTCGACCGATTCGCCGGCTTCCAGAAAGCCTGCCAAGGCGCTGTAGCGTCCGGGCGGAAAATTGACGTTGCTGGCCAGCAGCAGCTCGTGACCGCGGGTGACCAGTACCATCATGGCGGGCGAGATGCGCGGGTAGTTGCGCAGGCCGCAGCGGGGGCACTGCATGGCACGTTCGCCCGGCACGCGCACGGTGGGCACGCCACAGGCGCCGCACCAGCGGTGGGTGCGCACCCATTCCAGCAGCTGGCTGGCCTGCATGGCGATGGAGGTCAGGTCATCCGGCAGGCGGCCGAACCACTGGCGCAGGCCCTGGGCCTCCCAGCCGGGGGGCAGGGGCGGCGGGGGATTGGGCAACGAGACGGCCAGACAGGGACGCCCCCGGTAGCGGCCAACGCTCTCGCAGGTGGTCCAGGCGTTCAGCAGGGAACCATAGTCGCCGGCCGTCAGCGCCGGTGGGCCGTCACTGCGCTGGACGAGGGTATGGCCGGCGAATAGCAGGATGATGGCGTCGGGATCGGACAGCATGGCCCCTGGCGCAGCGCGCGAGGGGGAGAGGTCGTACGCGTCGGGCAGTTGCAGCATGCCCGGATGCCCAAGGCCTGACCATGCTTCGGGCGTGTCGGGTTGGGTTGGAGGCGAGGCTGGCCGTGACACCCCGGTCGGTGTCGGCGTCGTGTCTTCAGCCACGATTCAGGCTTTGTCCGGCTGCTGAAAGAGCTGCTCCAGCTTCTGGCGGGCGGCGTCGGCGACGGGGTCGCTTTCCATCAGGGGCGGAAGTTTCTCCATCCGCACCTGGGTCATCGGATACTCTTCGGCGATGCGATCTTCCCAGAAGGTGGCGGGATTCTGGGCGGTGAAGAAACGGCGCGCCACGTCGGCCGGCAGGCTGCGATAGCTGCGCAGCATGCCATCCTGGAAGGCGATCTCCAGGGTCTGGCGGTTCTCGTCGTAGGCGGCCGACCGTATCTTGCTGGTGTTCAGGGCGCGGTGTGGCTGCTGGTACTTCATCGATCGGGATCCTTGCAAACAGTCTTCATAATACGCTTCTGTCTGGTCACTGTCCGCAATTCGGGAGTTCGTCTTCATATGGTGTCTGATCTGCATTTTTCGGGAGTCCGGGCCTCAGATAACTCGGGGGCTGCGAGCATGTCGCTGCGGCGGCAGGCCGATGCGTTGCGGGCCGGAAAGCGTTCGCTGACCGACGAACTGGCCCTTCTGAAGGCGCGGGCAGCCGAGACAGCGGCGCTGCGGCCGCTGGCCTGGGTGGACTGGGAGCGTGCCGCGCGAGAGGCGCAGGTGCTGACCGACCAGATCGGACGGGAGCCCGACCGTGCCGCACAGCGGCTGCTGCTGGGCGCCTGGATCAGCGTGAAGGATCTGTTCCAGCTGGAAGGCGCACCCATGAAGGCGGGCACCGAGGCGACACTGCCGCCGATGTCAGCGGCATCCAGTGCAGTGGTGCAGCGGCTGCAGGCCGCCGGTGCACTGGTCTTTGCCAAGACCAACATGCACGAGATCGCGTTGGGGGCCACGGGCGAGAACCCCTGGACCGGGGATGTCTGCAACCCGCATGATCCGGCACGGCAATCCGGCGGCTCGTCCAGCGGTTCGGGCGTGGCCGTGGCGGTGGGGCTGGGCAGCGCGTCCATCGGCAGCGATACGGGCGGCTCCATCCGCATTCCGTCGGCCTTCTGTGGCGTGGTGGGCTTCAAACCCACGGTGGGCAGCGTCTCGCTGGCCGGTGCCTTGCCGCTGTCCTGGACCTGCGATCATGCCGGCCCGCTGGCGCGGAGCGTGCAGGATGCCGCGCTGCTGCACCAGGTGCTGTCCGGGCGCAGTCTGGCGCACGGCCGGGTGGCCCGACGGCCGCGGCTGGGCGTGCCCCGTCGCTGGCTGGAGGCGCGTCTGGATGCAGGCACGCATGCCCACTTCGAGGCCCTGCTGGCGCTGCTGGCCACACAGGCGGATCTGGTGGATGCCGAACCCCATGACATGGACCTGCCGTGGCGCCATTACACGCCCATCGTGCGGGCCGAGGCGGCACGGGTCCACCATGCGGCGCTGGCTGAGGGGGGCCAGGGGTTTTCAGCGGGAGTGCTGACGCCGTTGCAGGCGGGGGCCGCGCTGTCGGCGCAGGACTATATTGCGGCACTGCAGGCGCGCAGCGCCTACATGGCCGAGCTGGATGCCGTGCTGGCGGGGGTGGATGCGCTGGTGCTGCCCACGTCGGCCATCGTCACGCCGCTGCGTGGGCAGGATGACGCACCCACCCGGCACGGCCGACTGATGGTCCGCGAGGCGGTGCTGGGCCAGACGCTGCCGTTCTCCTTTGCCGGCGTGCCGGCCATCAGCCTGCCGGCGGGTCACATCTGGCTGGAGAAGGGGCATTCGCCGAAGGATGGGCCGGCGCAGGGACAGGGCGGCCCGGTGGCCATGCCCTTCGGCCTGCAGCTGGTGGGCGGCCGGGGTGCCGATGCCAGCCTGCTGGCGCTGGCTGCCTGGGTGGAAGCGCAGCTGGCGCAGGCGCCAACTGTCGAGACTAGGCGCTAAAAAGCAAGAAGCGAGCGCTACTCTGCGGGGCAGTGGGGCCATCACTGTGCGGTGTGCAGCCCTCCCCGAATAAGCCCCCAGGGGAGCGCATACCAGGAGGGAACGCCCGAGAAGGCGGCCACCACCAGGAGAAAGGCTGCAAAAAAACGGACACCGACGACGGCTCGTGGTGCCCGTGATGGGAGGACGCCGGGCATGACCCTGGCGTCAGCCGGTGGGATCAGCTGACCAGCGCAGCCTGCACACGGGCGCGGATCTCTTCCAGCGTGCCCACGCCTTCCAGCGCGTGGTAGCGGGGGGCCGCTGCGTCGCCGGTGCGAGCCCATTCCTGGTAGTAGTCGACCAGCGGGCGGGTCTGCTGCTGATAGACCTCCAGGCGCTTCCGAACCACGTCCTCGCGGTCGTCGTCACGCTGGGTCAGGGGTTCACCCGTCACGTCGTCCTTGCCTTCCACCTTGGGCGGGTTGAAGCGGATGTGATAGCTGCGACCGCTGGGCTGGTGGACGCGCCGTCCGCTCATGCGCTCGATGATGTCGGCGTCCGGCACCTTCAGTTCCACCACGTGCTCCAGCCGGATGCCGGATTCGCGCAGGGCTTCGGCCTGCGGGATGGTACGCGGGAAACCGTCGAACAGGTAGCCGTTCTGACAGTCGGGCTGCTTCAGCCGTTCCTTCACCAGGCCGATGATGATGTCGTCGGACACCAGCTTGCCCTGGTCCATCACTTCCTTGGCGGCCTTGCCCAGCTCGGTGCCGGCCTTGATGGCGGCACGCAACATGTCGCCCGTGGAGATCTGGGGAATGCCGAACTGGCTGGTGATGAAGCCGGCCTGAGTACCTTTGCCAGCGCCCGGAGGGCCAAGAAGAATCAGTCGCATGGAGGAAGTTCCTGTTGAAAAGATACGATTCCTTCCATTGTAGCGCCCCAGCGCCACACAGCCTGTGCGGCGCTGGGACACGGAACTGTCAGGCTGCGCGTCAGTGGGTGCCGTGTCCCAGCCGTGCCCGGACCCGTTCCAGGTCGGCAGGTGTGTCCACGCCGGCGGGCGGCGCATCGTCGGTGTGCAGCAGCTTGATGCGGTAGCCGTGGTGCAGCACCCTTAGCTGCTCCAGCGCCTCGATGTCTTCCAGCGCGCAGGGATCCAGCTGCGCATAGCGTGTGAGGAAGCGGCTGCGATAGGCATACATGCCGATGTGCCGCAGGGGCTGGGCCGCCTCAAAGGCCTGCCGGGCCTGCGGGGTGCCGGCATCCAGCCCCCAGGCCAGATGGCTGCGCGACCAGGGCAGGGGGGCACGGGAGAACAGCAGGGCGCGTTCCTCGGCGTCGGCCACCACCTTCACCACATTGGGGTTGAGCCAGTCGGCCACCGACTGCACGGGATGCACGGCCGTGGCCATCGGGCATTCCGGGTCGCTGGCCAGGCAGCTGGCCAGGGCATCGATGAGGGCCGGCGGAATCTCGGGCTCGTCCCCCTGCACGTTGACCACGATGGTGTCTTCGGCCAGTTCCATCAGCGTGATGGCCTCGGCCAGCCGCTCGGTGCCCGAGGCGTGGTCGGCGCGGGTCATGATGGCTTCGTGCCCATGGGCGCGGGCCACGTCGGCAATCCGGGGGCTGTCAGTGGCGATGGCGACCCGGATGGCCTGCGAGCGTCGGGCCTGGTTGGCCACGCGCACGACCATGGGAATGCCGGCGATGTCGGCCAGCGGCTTGTCGGGCAGGCGGGTGGACGCCAGCCGGGCCGGGATGAGGACGACGAAGGAAGGCGTGGCGGCCGGTGCCGCCTGGGCAGGGGACCCGGAGCTCATGGTCGTGCCGCTCCGGTTTCAGCCGGCCGTGCCGGCGGCAGGTGCCGGTGTCACGCTGCCATCGGCCGCCAGGTGCCCGGCTTCCTCGACGATCATGACCGGAACGCCGTCACGGATGGGGAACACCAGGCGGTCTGCCTTGCAGGTGAGGGTCTGCTGCTGGCGGTCGTGGGCGAGCGGCCCCTTGCACAGCGGGCAGACGAGAATGTCGAGAGCCATCATGGTGTCAATGCGCAGAAGAAGGTGTCGATGGGCAGCAGGCTGTCGTGGCCAGCTGCTGATCGAGCCATTCTAGCAGCGCCGGATCGAGGACGGCCCGGATATCGAGCACCCGGCAGCGCGCCTGCAGCGCTGGGGGGAAGTCGACGCACTTCACGGCATCCTTGGCCGTCATGATCACCAAGGGCTCGGGAAGCGTGGCCAGCCACGCCGGGTCGATGTGGGCATGGTCAGGCAACGGATACTCGGTGATGTCCAGGCCCAGCGCGCGCAGCGAATCGAAGAAGCGCTCGGGGCGCGAGATGCCGGCCACGGCCGCCAGCCGCTGCCCGGCCATGGTGGCCACGAAATCGTTCGGTGCCCAGTGCTGGCTGCCATCCAGAGTGCGGATGCCGGCCAGCTCGGTGCGGATCCCGAAGCGGGGCGGGGCCGATGTCCGGCTGCCTTCGGGCGACGCGCTTGTGCTCGCCGATTGGGGCGATGTCGCCGGCACCAGCAGTGCATCCACGTGGGCCAGGCGCTCGGCGGGCTCGCGTAGCGGTCCGGCCGGCAGGCAGCGGCCGTTGCCCAGACCCAGCGGGTGCATCATCACCA from Lautropia mirabilis harbors:
- the typA gene encoding translational GTPase TypA; translated protein: MSDTNTSTTQPIRNIAIIAHVDHGKTTLVDQLLRQSGTFRANQQVNERVMDSNDLERERGITILAKNCAVEYKGTRINIVDTPGHADFGGEVERALSMVDGVLLLVDAMDGPMPQTRFVTRKALALGLRPIVVVNKIDRPGARPHWVVDQTFDLFDRLGATEEQLDFPVIYASALAGYAVNEVEEAEAAAAAENPSMAPLFDAILSRVPARADDPDGPLQFQISALDYSSYVGRIGIGRINRGTLRGGESVLLMHGDEKAPVTVKVNQVLRFRGLEREVVPFAQAGDIVAINGIEDIDIGSTLCKIGNPDPLPLLRIDEPTLTMEFLVNTSPLAGREGKYVTSRQIRERLERELQANVALRVEFTEDADTFVVSGRGQLHLTILLENMRREGYELAVSRPKPRLQVVDGERQEPYEALTMDLEEEHQGAVMEALGRRRGELQNMEPDGKGRVRLEYRVPARGLIGFQNEFLNMTRGTGIMSHVFEEYGPWAGEIEGRRQGVLISQDDGAAVAYALWKLQDRGRMFVKPNDALYEGMIIGIHTRDNDLVVNPIREKKLTNVRASGKDEAINLTPPIELTLEKAVEFIAEDELVEITPKSIRLRKRHLKEHERRRASREGEA
- a CDS encoding cytochrome c peroxidase, which encodes MALMVCSALAACGGGGGSAVNTNPDPQAVTPITPSVTPGTNGHGTQGHNETGPQNGTSSDSRGQGSVAGGNAASGNSSQSSAGNGNQNGTTGGSTSTPGTGNGSGNTGSGASDAPVSITPLNLPGNDADPKSQKPTAAIVRILGQVRGPSAAANPASLRLPQGSTSIAYDRQDPPRIWVINPDQDSVSVLDSKTRTLLREIPLTVSGRTETAPEKPATEHGPRTLAIDNAGHVWVTNRHSGSISIIDPATMTVATRITLGIATQPYGVVAAPDGSGIWVSTLGSQELLQFDPVTHQLKQRMALGPEVRHLAIIADSKRLLASRFITPALPGESTLTPRTRGTGFRGGEVLLIDPARATLQRTIPLAVSTLEDTPIQGRGLPNYLGAAAISPDGRSAWIPSKQDNIQRGQGRDGQPLDFQSTVRAIVSNLDLQAATPAERPARRYDVDNSGQASAATYTPDGRYVLVALETSREISILNAATGTEVRRLDVQRTPQGIAVSPDGKQAAISNVMSRTVSFFDISALANDEPRAILPATATGTLKSAERMPAQLKRGKELFHDARDPRLARDRYMSCASCHSEGYGDGRVWDMSSLGEGLRKTISLQGHGGKKARLHWSGNFDEVQDFEQQIRALGGGSGLMPIGSFELNGRSLPLGTPKAGQSDDLDALAAYVNSLNRYAPSPYRNSDRSLTASAKVGESLFASKGCTTCHSNADLGGDGLTRHDIGTLKPASGKVQGEALTGLVAPGLRDAWYTAPYLHDGSADTLEAAIQAHNTNTFTAAELSSLAAYVRQIGNGQ
- the nudC gene encoding NAD(+) diphosphatase; amino-acid sequence: MLQLPDAYDLSPSRAAPGAMLSDPDAIILLFAGHTLVQRSDGPPALTAGDYGSLLNAWTTCESVGRYRGRPCLAVSLPNPPPPLPPGWEAQGLRQWFGRLPDDLTSIAMQASQLLEWVRTHRWCGACGVPTVRVPGERAMQCPRCGLRNYPRISPAMMVLVTRGHELLLASNVNFPPGRYSALAGFLEAGESVEAAIHREVAEEVGIQVHRPRYFGSQSWPFPHSLMIAFTAEWLAGDIHVDPTEIRDARWFTPDTLPDLPPANVSISRALVEHVAHQLRQGRSR
- a CDS encoding KTSC domain-containing protein — translated: MKYQQPHRALNTSKIRSAAYDENRQTLEIAFQDGMLRSYRSLPADVARRFFTAQNPATFWEDRIAEEYPMTQVRMEKLPPLMESDPVADAARQKLEQLFQQPDKA
- a CDS encoding amidase, translating into MSLRRQADALRAGKRSLTDELALLKARAAETAALRPLAWVDWERAAREAQVLTDQIGREPDRAAQRLLLGAWISVKDLFQLEGAPMKAGTEATLPPMSAASSAVVQRLQAAGALVFAKTNMHEIALGATGENPWTGDVCNPHDPARQSGGSSSGSGVAVAVGLGSASIGSDTGGSIRIPSAFCGVVGFKPTVGSVSLAGALPLSWTCDHAGPLARSVQDAALLHQVLSGRSLAHGRVARRPRLGVPRRWLEARLDAGTHAHFEALLALLATQADLVDAEPHDMDLPWRHYTPIVRAEAARVHHAALAEGGQGFSAGVLTPLQAGAALSAQDYIAALQARSAYMAELDAVLAGVDALVLPTSAIVTPLRGQDDAPTRHGRLMVREAVLGQTLPFSFAGVPAISLPAGHIWLEKGHSPKDGPAQGQGGPVAMPFGLQLVGGRGADASLLALAAWVEAQLAQAPTVETRR
- the adk gene encoding adenylate kinase; translated protein: MRLILLGPPGAGKGTQAGFITSQFGIPQISTGDMLRAAIKAGTELGKAAKEVMDQGKLVSDDIIIGLVKERLKQPDCQNGYLFDGFPRTIPQAEALRESGIRLEHVVELKVPDADIIERMSGRRVHQPSGRSYHIRFNPPKVEGKDDVTGEPLTQRDDDREDVVRKRLEVYQQQTRPLVDYYQEWARTGDAAAPRYHALEGVGTLEEIRARVQAALVS
- the kdsB gene encoding 3-deoxy-manno-octulosonate cytidylyltransferase is translated as MSSGSPAQAAPAATPSFVVLIPARLASTRLPDKPLADIAGIPMVVRVANQARRSQAIRVAIATDSPRIADVARAHGHEAIMTRADHASGTERLAEAITLMELAEDTIVVNVQGDEPEIPPALIDALASCLASDPECPMATAVHPVQSVADWLNPNVVKVVADAEERALLFSRAPLPWSRSHLAWGLDAGTPQARQAFEAAQPLRHIGMYAYRSRFLTRYAQLDPCALEDIEALEQLRVLHHGYRIKLLHTDDAPPAGVDTPADLERVRARLGHGTH
- a CDS encoding Trm112 family protein, producing MMALDILVCPLCKGPLAHDRQQQTLTCKADRLVFPIRDGVPVMIVEEAGHLAADGSVTPAPAAGTAG
- the lpxK gene encoding tetraacyldisaccharide 4'-kinase, yielding MKTEGLRRRLEAWLLRVWFNQTRGADRLLAWLLAPLLLPLSWLVATLARRRAAQIEHTATGRPAVVVVGNVVVGGSGKTPLVIALARALHERGLKVGLLARGYRASSDTPLLIDRNTPAAEAGDEALLLAIETGLPVGVGARRKAALDLLVSHHPDLDVVISDDGLQHVTLPRRLELVMMHPLGLGNGRCLPAGPLREPAERLAHVDALLVPATSPQSASTSASPEGSRTSAPPRFGIRTELAGIRTLDGSQHWAPNDFVATMAGQRLAAVAGISRPERFFDSLRALGLDITEYPLPDHAHIDPAWLATLPEPLVIMTAKDAVKCVDFPPALQARCRVLDIRAVLDPALLEWLDQQLATTACCPSTPSSAH